In Candidatus Methylomirabilota bacterium, a single window of DNA contains:
- a CDS encoding sulfite exporter TauE/SafE family protein, with protein sequence MTYVMGIALGYLMGLSLGLLGGGGSILTVPIFVYVLGLDPKPAIAMSLAVVGTTSLVGAVRHWGDGNVNLKVALRFAPVAMVGSYLGARLSTLISGHVQLTLFAVVMFVAAVFMYRDRRPAATSDGMEGHVQPAAGRALWLIGLQGLSIGVLTGLVGVGGGFLIVPALVLFIGLPMKMAVGTSLVVIALNTASGFYGYLGQTEILWGLMGVFTSIAIVGIVTGVYLARFVSAQALRRAFAVFVLLMSVVIFYQNIGGLLSAM encoded by the coding sequence GTGACCTACGTGATGGGCATCGCGCTGGGATACCTGATGGGGCTGTCGCTTGGATTGCTCGGCGGCGGCGGTTCGATCCTCACCGTCCCCATCTTCGTGTACGTCCTCGGCCTCGATCCGAAGCCAGCTATCGCCATGAGCCTCGCGGTCGTCGGGACGACGAGCCTCGTCGGGGCGGTGCGCCACTGGGGCGATGGCAATGTGAACCTGAAGGTGGCTCTCAGATTCGCGCCGGTCGCCATGGTAGGCAGCTACCTCGGCGCACGCCTTTCCACACTGATCTCCGGCCACGTGCAGCTCACACTCTTTGCAGTTGTGATGTTTGTCGCGGCCGTTTTCATGTATCGAGACCGACGGCCTGCCGCGACCTCCGACGGAATGGAAGGGCACGTGCAGCCCGCGGCCGGGCGCGCGCTCTGGCTCATTGGACTGCAAGGCCTGTCCATTGGAGTGCTTACCGGGCTCGTGGGCGTGGGTGGCGGGTTCCTGATCGTGCCGGCCCTCGTCCTCTTCATCGGGCTTCCGATGAAGATGGCCGTGGGAACCTCGCTCGTCGTCATTGCACTCAATACGGCCTCGGGTTTCTACGGCTACCTGGGGCAGACCGAGATCCTCTGGGGCTTGATGGGCGTGTTCACGAGTATCGCCATCGTTGGGATTGTCACCGGGGTTTACCTGGCGCGCTTCGTCTCGGCACAAGCGCTCCGGCGCGCCTTTGCGGTGTTTGTGCTGTTGATGAGCGTGG